Proteins encoded within one genomic window of Solenopsis invicta isolate M01_SB chromosome 10, UNIL_Sinv_3.0, whole genome shotgun sequence:
- the LOC105197830 gene encoding coiled-coil domain-containing protein 112, translating into MRVHTMNGIIHEKGKKEKRIQAPPCGKVRSVESTRCRKSLLKLKQQEYLMEKSLANLMENMKLEPEVLRPVLHNMSDISKNRQIFLNSVRKPLKEIIEELQSAQSITNCPEHIQKLDTSAYKQRLVRLSQKIRDFQESCQLRIATLSQEQTALESELREFESNLHKYENATSSIGKPTSAASSNKENKKCYDYKEIEDFHELIAKTGHTDNWSDEDHLLFLKMRKKCSNIPALVAAIRVKCPDLTVETIVNHEAWYKVYLSLRERQRSSVREWRKQKEMEKMKMKNHEDETTAKTLEEISREKRNSNITDLSTCVMNKSEERITKTDNSVDINNQKKELIRQWKAERENKRLMDEEQLKILIKSKYALQEKRKRERLKRLREVLAEHRERKSIEVSFQTSKDDSRPKYNPMLIKAFRKQDAEYTRRKKNLITKRKLIKNQTVKIVRLQTTKKQDHSTLFNSTEVWREKCRIYDPNMKEPKKLQYIKDVPRLYVQWRNKESMEIKDALAFS; encoded by the exons atgcgtgtacaTACAATGAATGGAATTATTCACGAGAAAGGTAAGAAAGAAAAGCGCATTCAAGCTCCGCCTTGTGGGAAAGTGCGTTCCGTTGAAAGCACGAGATGCAGGAAATCCCTGTTGAAGTTAAAGCAGCAAGAGTACTTGATGGAAAAGAGTCTCGCCAACTTGATGGAGAACATGAAACTGGAACCAGAAGTTCTACGACCCGTTTTGCATAATATGAGTGACATCTCGAAAAACAG GCAGATTTTTCTAAATAGCGTGAGAAAACCCTTGAAGGAAATTATTGAGGAACTACAATCGGCGCAATCAATCACAAATTGTCCCGAGCATATCCAGAAATTAG atacaAGTGCATACAAACAACGGCTCGTGAGATTGTCCCAAAAAATTCGAGACTTTCAAGAGTCTTGCCAACTGCGGATTGCAACTTTGTCGCAGGAGCAAACTGCCCTCGAATCTGAATTACGTGAATTTGAATCGAATTTGCATAAGTATGAGAATGCAACCAGTAGTATCGGCAAACCGACGTCCGCCGCGTCTTCTAAcaaggaaaataaaaagtgttatGATTATAAGGAGATCGAGGACTTCCACGAGTTAATTGCTAAAACAG GCCACACTGATAACTGGAGCGACGAGGATCATCTGTTGTTCCTGAAAATGAGGAAGAAGTGCAGCAACATTCCTGCTCTTGTGGCTGCCATTCGAGTCAAATGTCCGGATTTAACAGTGGAGACTATAGTGAATCATGAAGCTTGGTACAAGGTTTATCTGAGCCTGCGTGAAAGGCAACGATCGAGCGTCAGAGAGTGGCGCAAACAAAAAGAAATGGAGAAGATGAAGATGAAAAATCACGAGGATGAAACTACTGCCAAAACCTTGGAAGAAATTTCACGAGAGAAAAGAAACTCCAATATCACAGATCTTTCAACTTGCGTGATGAATAAATCCGAAGAGAGAATAACAAAGACTGACAACTCTGTTGATATCAATAATCAGAAGAAGGAATTAATAAGACAGTGGAaagcagagagagagaataaacgTTTGATGGACGAGGAACAGTTGAAGATTCTGATAAAGTCAAAGTATGCCTTGCAAGAAAAACGTAAAAGGGAGAGATTGAAAAGACTTCGGGAAGTTTTGGCGGAGCACCGTGAAAGAAAATCGATTGAAGTTTCTTTCCAAACTTCGAAAGACGATTCGAGACCAAAGTACAATCCAATGTTAATTAAGGCATTTAG GAAACAAGATGCAGAATatacaagaagaaaaaagaatttaataacgaaacggaaattgattaaaaatcaaaCGGTAAAAATCGTAAGATTgcaaacaacaaaaaaacaagATCACTCGACTCTGTTCAATTCGACTGAAGTATGGAGAGAAAAATGCAGAATATACGATCCTAACATGAAGGAGCCAAAAAAGTTGCAATATATCAAAGACGTTCCACGTTt ATACGTCCAATGGAGAAACAAGGAATCGATGGAGATTAAGGATGCTCTGGCATTTTCTTAA